DNA sequence from the Oncorhynchus clarkii lewisi isolate Uvic-CL-2024 chromosome 24, UVic_Ocla_1.0, whole genome shotgun sequence genome:
CATGGGGTTATTTGCACTTTAATGAGTTGATATAGCTGACATTGAACCTGAAAATGTTCCCCCGTTTATTGTAGTGTAGAGGTCAAGATACTGGTCCCATTGTGAGACCAGTGTGTGATACGTGTGTTTCAGTTTTTTAAAACTTTTGCCTGTGTATACActatgtaaatgtaaatgtgtgtgtgtgttttcaaagGGCATTAAGCAGTGCTCTGTTTACAattatgcatgcatgtgtgtgtgtgtgtgtgtgtgtgtgtgtgtgtgtgtgtgtgtgtgtgtgtgtgggtgtgtgtgtgtgtgtgtgtggccatggTCCATGGCCATTGGTCCCTGGTGggactgtctctgttctgtgttgggGCCACAAGGTGAACACTCTCTAATCCCTGACTGGGGGCCAATGGGGGCTGGGCCGGAGCTACTGCCAGGATTACAGGGCCACAGAGTCAACCCTCGGGAGAGAGCCGgatagagagggaaaggaaaaggaaggcgggaggagagagagaagagggagcaggagagggatggaggagagggaagagtcACTGATGGGGAATGAGGGTATACGAGCAGTGTTGCTCATCGGCGGCGTGTCCACCAccgacacatatacacacacacacacccacacatgcacgcgcacactccagaggaggctggtaggatgagctataggaggacaggctcattgtaatggctggaatggagtgaatggaacggTATAAAACATACGGAAACAccgtttgactccattccattcattccatccCAGCCtctacaatgagcccgtcctcctgtagctcctcccaccagcctcctctgatacaCACGTATACATAAACACACTAGGCATTAATGCACCTAAGGGTATTCTGTTGAGGTAGTACTGTCGATGCATTTCTGTAGGGTATTGATCATCGGCAGAGATAGTAACAAGAGACATGTTGCCTACGATACCATGTGGCAGGCAGCTGTTGGCCTTGTTCACAGCAGCAGTATTAGAGGCATGTTCACTGTGTATTTAAGCTCAGTCTGATACAGaacccaggtctctctctctctctctctctctctctctctctctctctctctctctctctctctctctctctctctctctctctctctctctctctctctctctctctctcatattacaTCCATTGGCAGTGTACGGAATAAACTAATGCAAGGAGCCGCTTGTGGATCTGACATCTCTAACGCAGTTCCACTTCCGATCTGATAGAATCTAGCCCTTCACAGTGCATGATCCAGTAATCTTTAATacacatcttatacacattttaataTTTTGTGTATCTTTTCTTCCATACGGCAATGAATACTGACGACTAACTCAAATGCTCATATTATTTTATTGACAAAGTATTCCactaaatgaaaaaaatatagaaatgAACTTCTGACCAATGCCAGCTGACAATATTTACTCTTCAATCTGCGTTGCGTTCTTACATATTTTTCAGTACGCGGTCTGGGATGTACGCCATGGGATTTTCTTTGCCAAATGACTTTTTCAGCagcttttctctttctttctctctctgtttcttttcgTTATAGATCCTTGCCACCTGGTCTAGGTGGGCTTTCACCCTCTCCTTGTTCTTCCTGACTTCTTCCTTACTCGCTGCTTTTCTAGCTCTGAGCAGCTCTTTCACTTTGTTCTTCTCcaacatctctctttctttcctctcctttttCTCCTGCTTTGCCCTGACTATCTGGGCAATTTCAATTTCCatctgaaagagagaaagaaagacaaagagaaagagaaagagaaagcccaTATATGTTAGACAGTGATCTGAGATATTATTGTTACTCCCTCTCTAGCATGCAGACAACTTAATCCATTGAATCTGATAGTATAGTATAATCTGAACTCTGACTGGTTAAATGGAGTGCTGTACCTGTGCCTGCTCTTGCTCTCTGAACCTCAGGACAGTCTGCATGTGGTGCAGCTTTATGTGGGCCTCCTTCGTCCGCTCCACAATATCTCTCTTCTCTATTGCCCATCTCTCTTTTTGCCTTTGCATTTTCTCAATTTCAGTGCTCTTTCTCTCCCGCTCCCCTGTAAACTCCAACCTCTCcttttccatctctcccttttcCATCTCCCATCCCTTCTTCTCTTGTCCATGCAGGCACAGAATCCTCTTCTTTTCTCTTTCCAGagcctctatcgctctctccttttctctcagcTCAATCATCCACTCCTCCGCTGCCTGCGTGCTCCTGCTCTtaatctcctccttctccttcatcCACCTTTCCCCCCGTTGATCCAAGAGGCTTCGTAGGCCAGCCTTGGCCTTGGCCCATCTACCCTTGTCCTCCTTCCAGCCATCTAGGGTCTGATTCCTCTCCTGGTCTGCATTGGCCAAAGCTGTCTTCAAACCATTTTTTACGAGGTtccatccattcctctctctcaccctctccttctccgccCTTTCATTCTCAGCTAACAGCCTCTTATTGTCCTCTACTGTCACGTTCCATAACTTGGCCAAGGACATCTTCTCCTTTGATATCTTGTCCCTCAGCGTTTGTGTGTCGGCCGCTGTgctttctctctgtttgtccaACACCTCTCGCTGCCTTTCATTCTCAGCTAACAGCCTCGTGTTCTCCATGGTCAACTTCCCAATCTTGGCCAAGTGCAGTATCTTCTCCATCGTCACCTTTGCCATCTTGACTTCTATCTTTTCTTTGTCTGCCATTAagctttctctctgtttcttcaacatttctctctccctttcgttCTCAGATAACAGCTTGGTACTCTTCACTGTCACCTCTCCTACCTTGGCCATGTTCAGTATGTTCTGCACCTTCAGCTTTGCCATCTTGAGCTCCATCTTTTTTCTGTCCGACACTTcactttgtctctgtttctcaagCAACTCTCTCTCTAGCTTCCATTGGTAGTGGTTTACCTCAATAGAAGCCTCCTTCTCCCTGATCTGTCTAAGCAACTCTTTAATTagcctttctctttctttctctggttCCACCCTCACCTTGTTGACTTTCTCCATCACCTCTCTATCCAGCTTCCATCGGTTGTGGTCTACCTTGTTACAAGTCTCAATCTCCGCTCTCATTCTCAGCAGCCCATCcatttctctttgtctttctttctctcgttccGTCCTCATCTTGTTGCCTTTCTCCACCTCTTCACTTTCAGCCATCTTTTTCTCCGTCTCACTGACTCCTCTCTGACTGTGTGATATGAGGTTGCTTCTTGTGTGAATATTTTCAGTCTGGATTTGAACGATTTGTAGCTTCCTCAATTAtcacagtaacagtaacacaggtgatttgagagaaaaaaacaacaggaGGAGGTCAGCATTTGAAAGGAACAATTTAATTTCAGTATTCCACTGTTCGAAATAAAAACAACCATACAAAACAGAAGCTAACAGAAACTAGAAAATATGTGGAGGAACATGTAttccttctttctttttttttttttttaagtctgtGTGAATCTTGTTTAAGTCGTTTTCTTAAACGTTTTCAAACTTCAGTTACCGTCAAGCTAATTGGTAGAACGTATGAAATGCTAATAAGTAAGCAACCTTCTCTGATTTCCTTAGAAGTCAAACACTTTTACACATGATTATTTTCTGACTCACCTGGTTCAGTGTCACCTCTCCTCCTTGATTTCTGTCCAGTTGTgaagatttttaaaaaatgtaggcACTTGAGAAGTTAAGATCTGATGAATGGATGTGCTGGTTGTTTTATTTGGTTTGGAACTTGTTGTAGCCACATTCTGAATTCTATGGTTGTAGCCGAGCCTAATTGTTGAGTCATAATGACATTGGAATGTTGGCTTGAATTCTGTATTCTGGCCTAAAATTTCAGAATTCTCAAGATTTTAGAATTATATTTCAATTTGTTTTATTTGTGTAATACATTCTATATGCAAAATTCTAACCCATGGATGCTGTCTGAaagttttacattttacattctcAGCCAAAGAAAATAAAGATGATTTTGTAAGTGTTGACTGCCATGGTGCCGAGAGCTCTGTAAATattgttaataaaaaaaaatataaatatatatattctgtatTTGAGGGTTGAGCTACAATATCTGGTGGTTACCCATGGATTTACAGGACTGACGGTGGCAAGTCTTGGCTTGGCTAGCTAGATGGCTACTCTGAATTTGAATGATACACCGGCTGTTTCTTCCTCAGTTTCTGGAAGAATGTGCACTGTGGTGAGAGGGGATGACAGAGGCTTGCCTCGTAGGAGACAAGGTGTTGCTAAGGTGTGGTGTTCTCTCAGGCGCCTATAGCTGCTGAAGCATCACCCGGGTGGGTGCTACACTTTTCTGTGGTTTATCTCTTCCAGCCTACGCACCTACGTCCCCCTCGGTGAGGCAAGATCAGAGGAGTCCACTATAACCTAACACTATAACATCTGCTCTGTCAACCTTGTCCAACTGTCTGAAAGAGGTTAAGTCTCGGATGCACAACAACTTCCTCAAACTCAACAGCAGCAAGACAGAGGCAATGCTGATAGGCTCCACCCAGCAGATCACCAATTCCTGCAGCATCCGCCCTGCTATAGATGGCCacatcatcctcctctcctcagccaTCACAATCCCGGGTGTGAAATTCGACCCTGCTGTGTCCTTCAATGTCCTAGGGGTAAAATGTCATTCTTTCACCTGAAGATCTCCCACCTAAGGCACTCTTTCACCGATTCTGACGCAGAACAGCATATCCATTTGTTTTCTCCAGAATTGATTATGGGAATGCAGTACTTGGGGGCCTGCCTGCCAACTTAATTCATAAATTGCAGCTCATTCAAAACAGCCCTTatgaacctccatgcaccccgcGGTTAAGCTACGCCACACTGCTTCATGCCCCCAGGACCCGGCTCCAAACAATGGGGGAGCGTGCCTTTTCCTCCCACTCACCAAGCCTTTGGGAACTCCCTTCCTGACAATCTCAGGGCTGCTCAGACTGTTGCCGCTCTTAAAGCAGGCCTTAAGACTCGTCTTTATTGGCTGGCCTACCCTTCCTCCTAGTCTTGATTGCTGCTTTTATGAAATTGTTAAACATACTCGCTTTTTTAGattttccaaccctgttcctggtgaGCTACGGTCctgcaggttttcactccaaccctaatctagcacagtTGATTCTAATAATCAGCCGCTTGATAAGCTGAATcgggttagttacaactgggtgTGGGTTGAAAACCTACAGGTGGGTACTGTAGCTGTTCAGGAACAGGGTTTTAGAACCCTGGTCTAGATGTCTCTGTGCTACAGGCCCTATCACTGGGTGATGATGCCAGTTTCTGATAGTTAGGAACAGTGATCCTGGAGACAGccaacagagagaaggagagagagggagagagagggagagagagggagaaaaagggggggtCTGTATTGGCTAGGGAGCTAATTCACAAGGTATCTCAGAGTGGGAATGCCGATCTAAGATCAGTTTCCCACATTTTTGCTCATTGTGATCTACAAGGCTAAatggatcctagatcagcactcctactctgagatgctttgtgaatacaggccttGGTGGTTAGGAAAAGTGGTCCTGCAGACTGAGatcagtccagagagagagaaagagggaatgcCTGTATTGGCCAGGGCAGTTTGATGCCTTTAGCTAAATGACGGTGGCAGATGGAGGGATTGCTTTGGGAAGTTGTAATCCATCATGATTTCAGATGGACTCACAGCAGCGCTATGTTTTTGGGGTTATGGTCTGGAGCTGTGATTGATGTGATGTGGAGgctggtgtagtgtgtgtgtgggtgtgtgtatttttgtcttTCAGCATTTTCACTGTCTAAATGTACACCTGTGTGTACAGCGTGGTACGTGTGTGTGCTCCTGCATGTGAATGTGTTAGCCATGGTTTGCCAGGACGCTCcgttgccgtgtgtgtgtgtgtgtgtgtgtgtgtgtgtgtgtgtgtgtgtgtgtgtgtgtgtgtgtgtgtgtgtgtgtgtgtgtgtgtgtgtgtgtgtgtgtgtgtgtgtgtgcgtgtgtgcgtgtgtctgtgtgttattgtATTTCTTTAAGCTGAAGCatttgtctgtgtctctctctcttccccctacagGTTGAAGTCACACCCAAGTTAATTCTTCAATTAGCGTGAGCCAGATATTCCGGGAAGATCGGAGGGCCCGCCAATCGATGTCCAATTAGCGAGGCTTCGTGGCCCGGGTGAgacaaggggagagggggacCTCACCGGGCATGTTATTGGGGGGGGAGAGCGGGGAGCGGGAGGAGGGGTCGTGAGGGTATTCTGGTGGGGGTATGTGGATGGATGTTAGATGCTCCATCAAGCTGTGCGGAGACCGGTGTAATTAATCCATTTAAGACGGCCGATTGCAGATGACTTTGGGAATACAGGAGTGACCagccctagagagagagaaagggcaagagagagagagagagagaggaacaagagagaaagagaagcaaAAGAGAGACAACGCGAAagagtgaaagacagagaaagagcaggGATGTGTTTTGGCATAATCATCTGGTATATGGTATATTAGGTACCATCAAAATCAACAGTTAGCGTATCTGCTCTTGCATGGAGTGTAAAAATGTAGAAGTGACAGGCGGAAGCACAGCCCTCCAGCAGATGTCTTTTTGTTCTTGTGTATTAATAGGTCGATGGATGGATGAGCCACGAGTGTCTCATCATTCCAATTCCAATGCATTATTCCAATGCTATTTACAGCTTTGTTAAGactattccttttttttttttaaatgcattttgtGCCTGCTTTTTGACTACTCTAATGTATGTACGTGTCTTCCTTTAGTTCAGCCGCTGTTGCACATTCATCTTTATATAGTTGTATGATTTCTATCATTTGGAAGCTGAGGCACATGTTCAAGCTGGGCGAAAGTGCATTTAGGGAAGCTTTCATTCCATCACAACAATTGAATTGAAATACAAATGTTGTATTTTGGGGATTGGGAAAAGTGCTCTATGAATGGAATACAGTGCTTACTTATTACAGTAATATGAGTCCTCGTCCTTAGTACAGTGACCTACAAACGTCCTATTGTACACTTGTTCTCTGTGTAACAATGTTTAAGGTCACCTCTAATGTAGACCATTATTGTATGGCAAAACAGcatgattctgtgtgtgtgtgtgcgtgtgtgcgcgtgtgtgtgtgtgtgtgtgtgctgtcaccTAAACTTGCTCTAGCAGTATGTGTGAGTAAATTTGAATATCTATTGATTAGCTCTGACACTGTCTGATAGACAGATCTATGTTAATACCACTCAAGACAGCCACAATGtcacacgtacaaacacacacacacacacacacacacacacacacacacacacacacacacacatagccgaCGACCGTGGCTTGAGCCATCCTATTCGCCCGCGGCTCTTCAAACTGAACAACACGAgctgacagagaaagacagaaagagatgggAAAATAAacggagagagaaaaggagagcaaGGGAGatagacagtaagagagagagagagagagagagagggagaaagagagacgaggTAAAGAGTTCCTGATAGAAATAGGTaaatagagggaggagggggaagagagaaaaagagagaggcagaaaaaGAGAGCGTGAAAGTGAGTGTCCGCCTCTCTCCGCTGCCGCCAGAGGCGAACAGACAGCCACTCCGCTGCAGGAATGCTAATTCAACAaactatttttttctctcatttttacctcccttctcctctctctgggaAGTTGAGGCCATCAGAGACAAGACTGTTTTATGGGCTTTGATGATGGTGGTGCTGCCACTGACATACATGATGAAACAAGGCtaggtgttggtgtgtgtgtgcatacgtgtgtgtttGGGGTCTGGGACAGACACTCTTTCACCCCCTTCCCTCTTTGTTCccacctcccttcctccatcctaaAGGTTTCCCTGTTCTGCCCCCACGCCCACCCCCCCGGCTAATTCAACGACATCATGTTTGTCTGCGGCTCAGTAGCCATGGCGATGGTGTTCtcgtggggggggggttgtggggtCAGGGGCCAATCGCAGGTCACTTAGCTGacctctatctgtctgtgtcacAGGGCGGTCACCTTTGACCCCTGCTTCCCAGCCCTGTCTGAAACACGAGGCAGAGAACAGTTGTTTTGGGAGACATCCAAGAGGataaatgtctgtttttttttatcaccCAGGCCAGTCATTCTATCATTTGAAGCATTCACATCACAGCGCAATGCCCCCCAGTAAAAACTATTGTTATTTCTCCCTTGAACTTATGTACAGAGCCCTGCTGTTCAAACTGTCATCTGTTCAATTTCAAGACGTAACCTTGAGACTAgcgtctccccccatctccccctggCTTTCGGCAGGCCCATGGCATCTTCAGAGGTTGCAGACTCTTGATGTGTGATCCATTTAGATAGTGCTCAGTTTTTTCCCCCGTGCATACAACCACTCATGCACGCtctcacgcgcacacacacgcaattacgcacacacactcacgcaatAACACGCATACGCGCAGTCATGCAGTTTTTGGGGGTTTAAAGTAATCTCAGATAAGCTTGACAGACAGGTAGTAAATGTTTGGAAAGTGTGTGTCGCGAGTTATGGTTATATGTGGCGGCAGGTAGgctattggttagagcgttgggcttgtaaccgaaaggttgcaagatcgaatccctgacctgacaaggtaaaaatctgtggttctgcccctgaacaaggcagttaacccactgttcctaggccgtcattgaaaataagaatttgttcttaactgacttgcctaattaaataaaggtaaaatatgcTTTTTtgaaaacagacattgaataataATCTTTATATTTTCAGGGTTTCAATTTCAATTTGAATGTCTGCTCATTGCTTTCTACTTCAGTTCAAATACATTCTGTTGTCCAAATCATCCCCGTCTGGTTGTTTTTCCCCCGTACGCTGTATGCAAAGGTTTACATTGAACATTCCAGCCTTGTATATCATCTCACTTACATTCACCTCACTCCAGCCCCACATCTCCCCATGCTCCGTCCCTCTATTTTCTTATctgttttcctttctctctctctctctccatctccctctctctctctatttctttctatcAGTCTGTCTTTTCTCTGGCTCCTCTGGCTGGTCCCCCTGTGGCACACCGTGTCGTGTCCCTAATTTATTTATAATTAGTGCTCTTTGTCGGGATGCACGGGGAATGTTAAAGTACAAGCCACTCCGCTCTGGGTACAAATGGGCTAGTGTTCCTGCCTCTCCTCAACACAGCGACCCAGTAGAGAGAGCTCTACTGCTAGCCACAACCACAGCCCAAGACATAGGCCAGCACCTTAGGTCcctgggcacacacacacgtgcacgcatgGACGGGCGCGTGCATTcgcacacacagatatacaggtAAATGATTGAGAAGGCTTTTCTGTGCAGTATTCAACGTTTATTTATTTGCGTTGCGATTTTGAACATTATTTCAGGGTGTGTTTGGAATTGTCTTGAGTGAAATGTGAACGCGAGAGCGTGTGTTATAGGTTTCTTTGCTTGTTGGTGTACTAAGACTGGTCATGAATTATCTCCGTTTCTTATCATGTCATTTCTTATCAACCCTGTCATACTATATATGCATTTTATTTAGGGggtattgcagatagattgtaagttccatcaatgtaattgtctgcataatttacaatcccccatatatggccttctaggcagagttgcaaagaaaaagccatatctcagactggctaatAAAAACTAAATAttcagatgggcaaaagaacacagacactggacagaggaactctgcatagaaggccagcatcccggagttgcctcttcactgttgacgttgagactagtgttttgaatggtactatttaatgaagcttccagttgaggacttgtgaggcgtctgtttctcaaactagacactcaaatgtacttgtcctcttgctcagttgtgcaccagggcctcccactcctctttctattctggttagagccagttgcgctgttctgtgaagggagtagtacacagcgttgtacgagatcttcagtttcttggcaatttctcgcatggaatacccttcatttctcagaacaagaatagactgatgagtttcagaaaaaaggtatttgtttctgaccattttgagcctgtactcAAACccgcaaatgctgatgctccagatactcaactagtctaaagaaggtcagtttttgtcacgttctgacctttatttcctttgttttgtatttagttagtatggtcagggcgtgagttgggtgggtagtctatgtttgtttttctaggttttgggtatttctatatttcggcctagtatggttctcaatcagaggcaggtgtcagtagttgtctctgattgagaatcatacttaggtaacctgggtttcactgtgtgtttgtgggtgattgttcctgtctctgtgttttgcaccagacagggctgtttttggttttccacgtttgttgttttgtagtgttcgtgtttatcctttttgttattaaacatgaatcaatataatcacgctgctttttggtccgcctctacttcaccacaagaAGACCGTTACAGTTTTAatagcttctttaatcagaacaacagttttcagctgtgctaacataattgcaaaagggttttctaatgatcaattagccttttaaaatgataaacttggatgagctaacacaacgtgccactggaacacaggagtgatggttgctgataatggtcctctgtatgcctatgtacaggtatataacattctattggttgaaaAATGTTGATTCTGTTTTGAAAAAAAAAGTTTTGAATCTGGTGtcattttgtgtatcagttcataaagcAGGTGCCATAGAATCTGTACATCGAGAATCTCTTccaaactattttgcaatctatatggcacagctgtcaattatTTGGTCattaaattaaactggtatatttttttattaaccaCAATTCTTATTCACCAATTGGGTCGTTAATGCAGGGCCAACAcacagggccgacagacaagttcctttctttttcccccttccacttgcctcttccattttttgttgtaatgctgcaattagttggttatAATTTtaggtagagcagacatttccatatgtctgttagctgcatgtgtgacataactccaccagtcctatttacgATATCATtttctattatttatttattattgtatttaacctttatttaactaggcaagtctgttaagaacaaattcttatttataatgacggcctaccgaaaggcaaaaggcctcctgcggggatggggggcctgggataaaaataaaaataaataaaatataggacaaaacacacatcacgacaagaaagACACCACAAcagtacataaagagagacctaagacaacaacatagcatggcagcaacacatgacaacacagcatggtagcaacacagtatggcag
Encoded proteins:
- the LOC139382225 gene encoding calponin homology domain-containing protein DDB_G0272472-like — translated: MAESEEVEKGNKMRTEREKERQREMDGLLRMRAEIETCNKVDHNRWKLDREVMEKVNKVRVEPEKERERLIKELLRQIREKEASIEVNHYQWKLERELLEKQRQSEVSDRKKMELKMAKLKVQNILNMAKVGEVTVKSTKLLSENEREREMLKKQRESLMADKEKIEVKMAKVTMEKILHLAKIGKLTMENTRLLAENERQREVLDKQRESTAADTQTLRDKISKEKMSLAKLWNVTVEDNKRLLAENERAEKERVRERNGWNLVKNGLKTALANADQERNQTLDGWKEDKGRWAKAKAGLRSLLDQRGERWMKEKEEIKSRSTQAAEEWMIELREKERAIEALEREKKRILCLHGQEKKGWEMEKGEMEKERLEFTGERERKSTEIEKMQRQKERWAIEKRDIVERTKEAHIKLHHMQTVLRFREQEQAQMEIEIAQIVRAKQEKKERKEREMLEKNKVKELLRARKAASKEEVRKNKERVKAHLDQVARIYNEKKQREKEREKLLKKSFGKENPMAYIPDRVLKNM